The Mytilus trossulus isolate FHL-02 chromosome 3, PNRI_Mtr1.1.1.hap1, whole genome shotgun sequence genome contains a region encoding:
- the LOC134710499 gene encoding testis-specific serine/threonine-protein kinase 3-like: protein MEFLMNSGLSNVVALTEEVFSASSEIFGKVAIKKVIKTSTEFEAFLSLKHENIVEAIEFIEAEEFAFVLMEFAEFGDVFEYIMKNGLMSVEATLSLFSQVVKAIEYCHSIGIAHNDIKLENVLLSNGCVKLADFGFAKSSDIVAESEEFCGTLPYAAPEVIMGMEHNAMKADMWSMGVMLYVMLFGAFPFSDSDATSMVQSQISNTLSFPENTNETLKSLISSMLEPSVEKRANASSVRLALSQF, encoded by the coding sequence atggaatttttaatGAACAGTGGACTCTCAAATGTTGTAGCTCTTACTGAAGAAGTTTTCTCTGCCTCTAGCGAAATATTCGGTAAAGTTGCAATAAAGAAAGTCATCAAAACCTCAACTGAGTTTGAAGCTTTTCTCAGCCTCAAACACGAAAACATCGTCGAAGCCATTGAATTCATCGAAGCCGAAGAATTTGCCTTCGTTTTGATGGAATTCGCTGAATTCGGAGATGTCTTTGAATACATAATGAAAAACGGTCTCATGTCCGTTGAAGCCACCCTCTCTCTCTTCTCTCAGGTTGTCAAAGCAATCGAATACTGCCACTCAATTGGAATCGCCCACAATGACATTAAATTAGAAAACGTCTTGTTGTCTAATGGTTGTGTCAAATTGGCCGACTTTGGATTTGCCAAGTCGTCCGATATTGTTGCCGAATCTGAAGAATTTTGTGGAACCCTCCCATACGCTGCCCCAGAAGTTATTATGGGAATGGAACACAACGCCATGAAAGCCGATATGTGGAGTATGGGAGTTATGCTCTACGTCATGCTCTTCGGAGCTTTCCCATTCTCCGATAGTGACGCTACCTCTATGGTCCAATCTCAAATCTCCAACACCCTCTCTTTCCCAGAAAACACTAACGAAACGTTAAAGTCTCTCATCTCCTCTATGCTTGAACCCTCTGTTGAAAAACGCGCTAATGCAAGCTCAGTCCGTC
- the LOC134710501 gene encoding testis-specific serine/threonine-protein kinase 3-like yields MEFLMNSGLSNVVALTEEVFSASSEIFGKVAIKKVIKTSTEFEAFLSLKHENIVEAIEIIEAEEFAFVLMEFAEFGDVFEYIMKNGLMSVEATLSLFSQVVKAIEYCHSIGIAHNDIKLENVLLSNGCVKLADFGFAKSSDIVAESEEFCGTLPYAAPEVIMGMEHNAMKADMWSMGVMLYVMLFGAFPFSDSDATSMVQSQISNTLSFPENTNETLKSLISSMLEPSVEKRANASSVRLALSQF; encoded by the coding sequence atggaatttttaatGAACAGTGGACTCTCAAATGTTGTAGCTCTTACTGAAGAAGTTTTCTCTGCCTCTAGCGAAATATTCGGTAAAGTTGCAATAAAGAAAGTCATCAAAACCTCAACTGAGTTTGAAGCTTTTCTCAGCCTCAAACACGAAAACATCGTCGAAGCCATTGAAATCATCGAAGCCGAAGAATTTGCCTTCGTTTTGATGGAATTCGCTGAATTCGGAGATGTCTTTGAATACATAATGAAAAACGGTCTCATGTCCGTTGAAGCCACCCTCTCTCTCTTCTCTCAGGTTGTCAAAGCAATCGAATACTGCCACTCAATTGGAATCGCCCACAATGACATTAAATTAGAAAACGTCTTGTTGTCTAATGGTTGTGTCAAATTGGCCGACTTTGGATTTGCCAAGTCGTCCGATATTGTTGCCGAATCTGAAGAATTTTGTGGAACCCTCCCATACGCTGCCCCAGAAGTTATTATGGGAATGGAACACAACGCCATGAAAGCCGATATGTGGAGTATGGGAGTTATGCTCTACGTCATGCTCTTCGGAGCTTTCCCATTCTCCGATAGTGACGCTACCTCTATGGTCCAATCTCAAATCTCCAACACCCTCTCTTTCCCAGAAAACACTAACGAAACGTTAAAGTCTCTCATCTCCTCTATGCTTGAACCCTCTGTTGAAAAACGCGCTAATGCAAGCTCAGTCCGTCTTGCCTTGAGCCAGTTTTAA
- the LOC134710500 gene encoding testis-specific serine/threonine-protein kinase 3-like, whose amino-acid sequence MEFLMNSGLSNVVALTEEVFSASSEIFGKVAIKKVIKTSTEFEAFLSLKHENIVEAIEFIEAEEFAFVLMEFAEFGDVFEYIMKNGLMSVEATLSLFSQVVKAIEYCHSIGIAHNDIKLENVLLSNGCVKLADFGFAKSSDIVAESEEFCGTLPYAAPEVIMGMEHNAMKADMWSMGVMLYVMLFGAFPFSDSDATSMVQSQISNTLSFPENTNETLKSLISSMLEPSVEKRANASSVRLALSQF is encoded by the coding sequence atggaatttttaatGAACAGTGGACTCTCAAATGTTGTAGCTCTTACTGAAGAAGTTTTCTCTGCCTCTAGCGAAATATTCGGTAAAGTTGCAATAAAGAAAGTCATCAAAACCTCAACTGAGTTTGAAGCTTTTCTCAGCCTCAAACACGAAAACATCGTCGAAGCCATTGAATTCATCGAAGCCGAAGAATTTGCCTTCGTTTTGATGGAATTCGCTGAATTCGGAGATGTCTTTGAATACATAATGAAAAACGGTCTCATGTCCGTTGAAGCCACCCTCTCTCTCTTCTCTCAGGTTGTCAAAGCAATCGAATACTGCCACTCAATTGGAATCGCCCACAATGACATTAAATTAGAAAACGTCTTGTTGTCTAATGGTTGTGTCAAATTGGCCGACTTTGGATTTGCCAAGTCGTCCGATATTGTTGCCGAATCTGAAGAATTTTGTGGAACCCTCCCATACGCTGCCCCAGAAGTTATTATGGGAATGGAACACAACGCCATGAAAGCCGATATGTGGAGTATGGGAGTTATGCTCTACGTCATGCTCTTCGGAGCTTTCCCATTCTCCGATAGTGACGCTACCTCTATGGTCCAATCTCAAATCTCCAACACCCTCTCTTTCCCAGAAAACACTAACGAAACGTTAAAGTCTCTCATCTCCTCTATGCTTGAACCCTCTGTTGAAAAACGCGCTAATGCAAGCTCAGTCCGTCTTGCCTTGAGCCAGTTTTAA